GATAATTCTACTCCTTCTTCGTCAATCTCTATAGTAGGCTGTACTTTCTCATTGGTATAGTGCAATTGCTCCTCTGGCTCCATTAGTACCTTTTTAAAATATTCGGTAGTAATCTCATTATAATCAGAAGTACCCATAGGCCCGTGGTAGCAAACTAAGCCTGCCTGCCCATAAATACCATATAGCATAGCAGTAATATCACTAAAGCCAATAAAAACTTTAGGGTTGTTGCGAATAATATCAAAATCCAGGTATGGCAATATTCTACCGCTGCCGTATCCACCTCTTCCGCACATAATACCATCTATTTCCTTATCGGCAAACATTTGGTTAATATCATCTGCGCGTTGCTGGTCTGTACCACCCAGGTAGCCTTTTCTTACCAGCATATTGGGCGAGTAGCGAACTTTAAAACCTAATTTTTCCAAGGCCAGAATAGCATTACGCAGTTGCTCTTCGTTCAGGTAAGTTGCCGGTGTAAGCAGGCCAATAGTATCTCCAGGTTTAAGACGCGGAGGAATAATTTTTTCTGGAGCCGCATTGCCTACGATGGTTTGAGAAGAATAAGGAATACCTAAGAGAGAAAAAGCTGAAGCAGAAGCGCCCAGCTGTGAGATAAATTTTCTTCTTTGCATGATGAGTTGGACTTCTTGGAAACACGCAAGTTAATGGATTTGAAGCAAAGCTAAAGACAAAGCAGCTCTTTTACGCAAAATGATGGACAGTAAAAAATAAACCCTTAGCTTTGCGAAAAATTACTTTGAAACTCTATAAACTTTAAATGAAATATGGCAGGTAACAGAACTTTTACCATGGTTAAGCCCGACGCAATGGAAGCGGGCAATGCAGGAGCTATTATTAAAATGATTCAGGAAGCTGGCTTTAAAATCGTAGCCATGAAAATGACTAAACTTTCTGAAGAAAGAGCCGGACAGTTTTATGCTGTACATAAAGAGCGCCCTTTCTACAAAGATCTTACTGCGTATATGTCTTCTGGCCCTATCATCGCTATGATATTAGAGAAAAACAATGCTGTTGAAGACTTCCGTAAACTAATAGGCGCTACCAACCCTGCCGAAGCGGAGGAAGGTACTATCCGTAAATTGTTTGCCAAGTCTATTGAAGCTAATGCTATTCATGGATCTGACGCTGACGAAACTGCCGCTCAGGAAGGCAACTTCTTCTTTGCAGAAACTGAGCGCTTCTAATACGCTAAGCTCACAAAAAACGAAAGGAAGGCTTTGTGGCCTTCCTTTTTTTATGGCTGTACTGCTTTAGACTTTTTCTTAAAAAAGACTCTTCTTATCCACTTTGGTAAAAAGATAGCGCCCAAAATTAAATACGGATAGTAAGACAACATCCTCCACAATATATTGGTGACAAAGGTATAGTCGCCCAAAAACTCTGTGAAGAATTGAGTAAAAAAGAACTCTGCTGTACCACTACTCCCCGGAGTAGGAGAGATAAGCATGGTAATCCACATCATTAAATGGCGGCAGAATATTAGAAGATGCTCCATGGGGTTAACATGCGTAAAGGCTGCGATCAGGCAGTTTAGCATGATATAGCGCGCAGACCATATCAAAAAAGTAGCAATTACGATTTTTGCCCAATAGCCAAACTTTTTACCTCTTAGTAGTTCAGAAGCAGTAATGATCTCATCGCCATGCTTACCTGCCGCGTGTCTCCAACGCCTTAAAAAGCTGATAGAGGTAACTTTAAGAAGTAACCATTTAAACCCCCTGGGCCTGATAAATATGGCGTAGAACATAAAAAAAGTATAAATGGTAATAAGTACATAGCTAATCAGAAACAGCACCTGTAAGCTGTTACCTAATTGTAGTTCCATTTCATCAGCATCCGGAAAGAGCTCTTGTGCCGTAAACAGTAAGGCAATCGGAGCCACCAGCACAAAAAAGAGGTTATCCAATATGGCAGTAAGCATCACATAAGCCAAAGACTTGCCCAGGCTAATACCTTCTTTTACCAGAATAAATACGACTACAGAAGTTCCACCCACGATAGAAGGTGTTACTGCAGAAGCAAATTCCCAGAAAATAATTACATAAATGCTACTGCCCCAGGAGAGTTCATCGTTGGTTAGGGTTTTAATTCTGTATACATAGCCAGCATCCCGTGCAAAAATAACCAGCAAGGCTAGTGCTATTGGGAGTAGTGATGCATTAAAAACCAAGTTTAACTTATCAGCCGTAAGATCAGGGTCGCTGTAAAACATATAAAATACAATACCGAGGCCTATCACCACCGGTATCCATACTTTATTCGGATTCAGCGTTTTAAATATTTTTTTGGAGTTAATGTCCATTATTCAGCACGTACTTCTTCTTCCTTTTTCAACACCCAGAAGTTGTTAAAGCCTTCTCCAAGCTGCAGGGTAACCTCATTCAGCTGAAGCAACTCAAGGATAGCGAGAAAATTAAATATGATTGCAATCTTGTTTGGGTCCTCGGTAATTACACTTTGGAACGACAAACGATCCGTATTTTTGAGGTTACTCAGTATATAACTTTTTTGTCCCGAAATTGTGTAAGGATATTGTACAACTCTATGAGGTTTTTCTTTTTGTTTAAGTTCAAAGCGCTGGCTTACACGCTCAAATACTTTTAGAAGTTTGTATAAAGTAACGTCCTGTAATTCGGCTTCTACGTTATTTGTTTCGGCAAGCTGCTTAAGTTCTTTTATTATATTGCCTCTCTCATGCTTAAGGGAGCGGCTTTCTTCCATCTCAGAAAGCTCCTTAATCACCGATTTGTATTTCTTGTATTCCAGTAAGTGTTTCACCAGCTCTTCCCGCGGGTCTACCTCTTCTCCTTCTTCGTTAAGCACCGGACGAGGTAGCAGCATTTTTGCTTTAATACGCATAAGCGTAGCGGCTACCAGTATAAATTCGCTGGCAACCTCTATATTCATGGCTTCTAGGTGACGGACATAACTTAAGAAATCATCCGTTATTTTGGAGATAGGAATATCGTGAATATCCAGTTCATCTCTCTCTATGAAAAAGAGTAGCAGATCAAATGGACCTTCAAATCTGGGAAGTTTGATTTCAAAACTCACAGTGGCTTTCTTTTATCTTGTGAATCAGTAAATTTACTAGCGTAAAATCTAAGCAAATTTATGACATTATTGTGCAATAAATGTTCTGTTACAAAAAAACATCGTTCCTTTGCACCTTATTTCTTACAAAACGGTTTTAGGAAAGTAAAACATTCGTAGCCTGACATAGTTTCAGAAATACATTTTAAGAATATTACCATCATGCTAATAAAGCCCGGTCCATTACTCGCTCAGATTGATAGCCCCGCCGACGTAAAAGCCCTAGACCAAAGCCAACTAGTACAACTTTCTCAGGAACTCCGACAGTTTATTATTGATGTGGTTTCTGTATATGGAGGTCATTTTGGTGCCAGCCTTGGAGTTGTTGAGCTTACCGTAGCCTTGCATCATGTGTTTAACACTCCCTACGACCAACTAGTATGGGACGTAGGGCATCAGGCTTACGGGCATAAAATTCTTACTGGCAGAAAAGACAACTTTCATACAAACCGTATGTATAAAGGCTTGTCAGGTTTTCCTAAACGTAGCGAAAGCGAGTATGATGCCTTTGGGGTAGGCCACTCTTCTACTTCTATCTCTGCGGCTTTAGGGATGGCTGTGGCTTCAAATTATCAGGGCCTGAACGATAAGCAGCATATCGCTGTCATTGGCGATGGTGCCATGACTGGCGGAATGGCGTTTGAAGCGATGAACCATGCGGGTGTTTCAGATACTAACCTACTTATTGTACTCAATGACAACTGCATGTCTATTGACCCTAATGTAGGTGCTTTAAAAGATTACCTTACTGATATTACCACTTCCCAAACCTATAATAAAGTAAGAGATGATGTATGGAAGATGCTGGGTAAAATCAGCAAGTTTGGTAAAAGCGCTCAGGAAGTTGTGTCCAAAGTAGAGACCAGCATCAAAGCATTCCTTCTTAAGCAAAGCAACCTTTTTGAATCGCTTAACCTTCGTTATTTTGGCCCGGTAGATGGACATGATGTAGATCATCTGGTTCATGTAATGAACGACCTGAAAAGGATTCCCGGCCCAAAAATTCTGCATTGCATTACCGTAAAAGGCAAAGGCTATGCCCTGGCCGAAAAAGACCAGACTAAATGGCATGCGCCCGGTAAGTTTGATAAAGTCACTGGCGAAATTCGTAAAAAAGTATATGACGTTCCTCAGCCTCCCAAGTATCAGCAGGTATTTGGACACACTATTGTAGAGCTGGCAGAGCAGAACGAGAAGATTATGGGTATCACACCAGCAATGCCTTCTGGCTCCTCTCTGAATATTATGATGAAAGAAATGCCAGACCGAGCTTTTGATGTGGGTATAGCTGAGCAACACGCGGTTACCTTCTCTGCCGGTTTGGCTAGTCAGGGGCTTACACCCTTCTGCAATATATACAGCACTTTTATGCAGCGTGCATACGATCAGGTAGTACATGATGTATGTATACAAAAGCTACCCGTTATTTTCTGCCTAGACAGAGCCGGAGTAGCAGGTGCAGATGGACCCACTCATCATGGTGCTTATGACCTTGCTTACATGCGATGCTTACCCCATATGGTGATTTCTGCCCCCATGAATGAGGCAGAGTTGCGTAATTTGATGTATACCGCAACTTTGCATAAAGATGGGCCATTTACCATCCGTTACCCCCGCGGGCAGGGAGTTATGCCTGAATGGCGTACCGCTATGGAAGAGATTGAAATTGGCAAAGGAAGAAAAATAAAAGGCGGAGAAGAAGTAGCTATTCTAACAATTGGGCACATTGGCAACTATGCCGTAGAAGCATGCCAAACCTTGGCAGAAGAAGGCTTTAATCCAGCTCACTATGATATGCGTTTTGTAAAGCCTCTGGATGAAGAAATGCTGCACGAAATATTTAGCAACTATAAAAAAGTTATTACTGTTGAAGATGGCTGCCTGATGGGTGGATTTGGAAGTGCCGTGTTAGAATTTATGGCTGACCATGCTTATAACGCACAAGTGAAGCGTTTAGGTATTCCTGATCGTATTGTCGAACATGGTGAACAGATAGAGTTGCACCGTGAATGCGGTTATGATCCAGATGGTATCGCTCAGCAAGTAAGAGCTATGCAAGATGTTAACGCAAGCAGTTTTGTCTAAATTTTAAGACCTTAGCTTATAAACATAAAAGGCTGTCTCAAAAAAGAGACAGCCTTTCTTTTTTTTTATTATCGCAAAGGTTAGCTAAATTTCATAATTAGCCACAATACCAGATAAACTAAGATTGGTGAGCCAAATCCGATTATAGTAGCTATAACAAACACAATTCTAAGAATGGTAGCATCCCAACCAAAATGCTCGCCTATGCCTCCACACACACCACCTATTACTCTGTTAGTATATGATAAGCTTAGCTTTGCCATATTATATATAAATAAGTTTTTATGCCGGTACTGCTTTCTTATACTCTTCGTATACAGCAGAGATACCTTCACGTAATTCTATTTTATGTTTCCATCCGTAGCTATGTAGCTTACCTACATCCATCAGTTTACGAGGAGTCCCATCGGGTTTTGAAGTATCAAAACGCAACTCGCCTTCGAAGCCTACAATCTCTTTGATAAGGAGTGCCAGGTCTTTAATCGCAATATCTTCTCCTGTACCGATATTTACCAGCTCTGGCTCGCTGTAGTTGTCCATCAGGTACACACAGGCCTCTGCTAAATCATCTACGTGTAAAAACTCCCTTTTAGGGCTTCCTGTACCCCAAATTTCTACGGACTCAGCATTATTTTCTTTAGCCTCATGAAATTTACGTATCAGTGCAGGCAACACATGCGAATTGTTAAGGTCGTAATTGTCATTTGGGCCGTAAAGGTTAGTAGGCATTACGGAGATGTAATCACAACCATATTGCGAGCGGTAAGCCTCACACATCTTTATTCCAGCTATTTTAGCTATAGCGTAAGGCTCATTAGTAGGTTCTAGCTCACCCGTGAGTAAATAGTCTTCTCTAAGGGGCTGAGTAGCCATTTTTGGGTAGATGCAGGAAGAACCTAAAAATTGCAGTTTCTTTACTCCATTCTCGTAGCTTTGATGAATAACATTATTTTGTATCATCAAGTTTTCGTACAGGAACTGCCCTCTATAGGTATTATTGGCATGTATACCACCTACTTTAGCCGCAGCTAAAAACACATAATCAGGTTTTTCTTCAGCAAAAAACTGAGCTACCTGCCCCTGATCTTTAAGATCAAGCTCAGAAGAAGTTCTCAGCACAAAATTGCTAAAGCCTTTGCTTTGCAGGTTACGAAGTATAGCGGAGCCGACCATTCCTCTATGGCCGGCTATATAAATTTTAGCGTCTTTTTCCATAACAATTATTCGTGATAGCTGTACACCTTGTGTCCACCTTTCAGAAGGAATTTATCGCGCTTAAACAATTCTAAGTCAGACTGAACCATGTCTTTTACCAGACTTTCTAAAGTAAACTCCAGCTCCCAACCTAGTTGTTCACGTGCTTTGGTAGGGTCTCCAATAAGAAGCTCCACCTCGGTAGGGCGATAGTACTCAGGGTCAACTTTTATTACCTCTTTACCAACTTCTAGCTGGAAGTCAGGGTTGGTGCACTTGGCGACCTTACCTACTTCGTTTACGCCTTCACCTTCAAAAGTCAGCTCAATGCCCAGCTCTTTAAATGACATACGCACAAAGTCTCGTACTGTTGTGGTAATCCCTGTTGCAATAACATAGTCTTCTGCTTTTTCCTGCTGAAGTATGAGCCACATCGCCTGTACATAATCTTTAGCATGTCCCCAGTCACGCTTGGCATCCATATTACCCAGGTAGCAGATATCCTGCAAGCCGAGTGCAATACGAGCAGCAGCACGAGTAATCTTACGGGTAACGAAAGTTTCCCCACGAATAGGAGACTCATGGTTGAAAAGAATACCATTAACTGCAAACATATTATAGGCCTCACGATAGTTTACAGTAATCCAGTAACCGTACATTTTGGCTACAGCATACGGAGAGCGAGGGTAGAAAGGAGTCTTCTCGCTTTGAGGTACTTCCTGTACCAGACCATACAGCTCTGAAGTAGAGGCCTGATAGATTTTAGTTTTCTCCTGAAGTCCAAGAATACGTACAGCTTCCAAAATACGAAGTGTACCTAAACCATCTACATTGGCAGTGTACTCAGGTTCATCAAAACTCACTTTTACATGAGACATAGCCCCAAGATTGTAAATTTCGTCAGGTTGAACCTCCTGTACAATACGAATGATGTTCGTAGAATCGGTAAGATCACCATAGTGAAGCTTGAATTTCAGGTCTCTCTCGTGAGGGTCCTGATAAAGGTGATCGATACGATCTGTGTTAAAGAGAGAAGTTCTACGCTTGATACCATGAACTTCATACCCTTTTGATAAAAGGAACTCGGCTAAATAAGCACCATCTTGCCCAGTGATTCCTGTAATTAAGGCCTTTTTCATAATCAATTAATTATAACACTCAAGTATTTTTAAACGAATTCGTTATGTCCTTTTTCTTTAATATCTCCTAAAAACTTCTTAACCATTTGCTCCTGGTCTTTTTGACAAACCATGAGAGCATTGCCATCATAAATAACTATATAGTTTTCCAGGCCCTGCACCACGGCTATCTGATCTTTAGGAACTTTGATGAATGACTCTTTAGTATCATAGGTAAGTACCGTGCCCTGTAGGCTGTTACCATGTTTATCTTTCTCATGTTGAGAGTCAATAGATTTCCAGGTACCTAAGTCCGTCCAGCCGAAGTCCGCAGGAATTACATATACGTTGTCTGCCTTCTCCAGTATTCCGTAGTCAATAGAGATATTGATGCAGGCTTCATAAGTACGTTGGATATACGCCTTTTCGCCTTCTGTATAATAAACCTGGCTACCTTGGCTAAACAGTTGGTTAACTTCAGGCAAGTATTTTTCAAAACTTTTTATAATTGAGCTTACGCTCCATACAAATATACCTGAATTCCAGACGTAATTGCCTGCCTCTAAAAATTCTTTGGCAGTAGTAAGATCAGGTTTTTCTTTGAAAGCTGCCACTTTGTATACGCCACTTTCGCCATGTGCCTGGTCATATTCTATATAACCATAACCCGTATCGGGGCGCGTGGGGTTGATACCAAAAGTGATGAGCACGTCTTTTTTAGACGCCTCCTCAAAAGCCTGTATAGCTACGCTCTTAAAGTTATCCTGTTTTAATATCAGATGGTCAGCAGGAGAAACTATCAGGTTAGCTTCAGGATTTTTCTGTGCAATCTTATGTACCGCATAAGCTACACAGGGGGCAGTGTTGCGTAATTGCGGCTCCAGCAAAATCTGGTCGTCCGTCATGGCCGGAAGTTGCTCCTTAATCAGACCATAATAGTCTTCATTAGAGATGATGTAAATATTTTCTTCCGGGCAGACATCTAAAAGTCTGTTGTAGGAGAGTTGAAGGAGGGTCTCCCCCACGCCTAGCACATCATGGAATTGCTTAGGAAAGTGCTTACGGCTTACCGGCCATAGCCTTGTCCCGATTCCGCCCGCCATGATGAGCGCAAAGTTGTTTTGGTTTTGCACTTATTTGATATTTATTTTGATTAATCTATGCAAATATATTCAAATACTCAAACTTTCAAAACCTTACATGCATATTACATGGTCTTTAGCGAAGAAAGTACCAGAAAACTTCCGTTTCTTAAAGATTCTTTATTGTAAACGAAGCTTTCTGGTCCGGTACCCTGAAGAACCCTCCCTCCTGCACATTCTACAACTACCTGACCGGCAGCAGTATCCCATTCCATAGTGGGGCCATGGCGGTAGTAAATATCAGCCTTACCTTCTGCCACCATACAGAATTTAAGAGAGCTTCCTTTAGAAATGCTTTCCGTTACACCATAGCGGTTCAGCAGATCTTCCTCTTCTTCGGAGGCATGGCTACTACTGCGTACCGCTATTAGGTTTTGCTGCTTACTGTTGACAGAGATGCTTTCGGGCTGAGTTGGTAGCGTTTGCTTGTATGCACCAGCCTCTACATCTTCGGCATAGCCTTCTTTTGCTGCCAGATACAACTCTTCGGTCACTGGTGTATATATTACTCCGGCTACGGGTTTGTCATTATGTATCAGCGCGATATTTACGGTAAACTGTCCATTTTTTTTGATAAACTCTTTGGTACCATCTAAGGGGTCTACCAACCAAAAGTACTCCCAGTCCTTACGCGTAGCATAGTCTATATCTTTGCCTTCTTCGGAGATGATAGGTATGTCGGGGTATTTTTCCTCCAGACGCTTCATAATTACTTCATGAGAAGCCTTATCTGCGGTAGTTAAAGGGGAGTCATCTGCTTTAAAGTCTACAATTTCAGAAAAGTCTGCCTGATGGTAAATCTTAAGGATTTCTATACCTGCCTCTATAGCAATCTCACCCAGGGCGCTTACACTAATTTTCTTAGACATAATTAATGGTTTGTAATCAGGGGTTTACTTTTGTCTTATTTATAGAAAAAACCGAATCTGAAAGTGGGGATTTGTAAAAGTAGTTTATTCTGTATGGTAAAAAATATATATTGCTGAAATTCGGCTCATGCAAATAAAGTCAATTACAATCTAAAATCAATGGAAAGCAAAGCGAGAATTAGAATTGCCGTCAATGGAGGAGAGTTTGAAATAGAAGGTACTGAAGACTTTGTGAACTCTTATTCTGACACAATTAAAAGTTTTGCAAAAGTACTCAAAGAAAGTCCGGCTCCTTTTATGAACGAGCAGGATGCCAATACCGCAGCCGGTAGACAGTTTAGCATTTTTGATGCAGCTGACCCTAAACCGGCTCCTAGCCCGCAAAACGATAAGCTTACTGCTGCCTCTTTTGGCGAACTGTATTATAAGGCCCCCAAAAGTATAAGTAAAACTGATATTGTACTTTTGGCCAGCTACTATGTACAGTCTAAAAGTGAAGATGGCACCTTTACAACTCAGGAAGTCAACAAACTTCTTAGAGAGCATGGCATAGACCTGACTAATACCTCTCATTTCAACAAGCTTAATCAGGACTATAAAAAAGTATTTAAAATGAAGCAGGGCCGCTATAAAGTAAGTGAAGAAGGTGTAGATCACCTCAAGACAATACTACGCTGATGTTTACCCTAGAATAATTTCGGAAGCTTCGCTTAAATCTTTTACAATGTGCTGAGCTTCCGTTTCCTGTTGCTTATTACTGATGAGAATGGAGGGAATATCAAATTTTCTGGCCGGAACTATATCTCTTTCTTTGTCTCCAATCATCCACGACTGTAGTGGGTCTATGTCAAACCGGGCCATTGCTTTCTCAAACATAAGCGTATCGGGTTTTCTGCTTAGTGACTCACTGACAGTAGGGTGATGAGGGGCAAAGTATACTGCATCTATCACATGCTTGGTCTGCTCGTGCATATAATCATGGCACACATTCATATCTTCCCGAGTATAAATTCCTTTGGCTATACCTGACTGGTTTGTTACGATTACCAGCAGGTAGCCAGCTTCTTTCAGGCGGGCTAAGGCCTCAGGAACGCCAGGTAACATTTTAAAATGCTCCAAATCATAGGCATAGTTTACTCTGTCTTTATTAATGACCCCATCACGGTCCAGAAAAACACATTTTGTCATGACACGAAAAGTATAATAGCTAGATAAGAGTTAATACTTTTACCACTTTGCTCTGTAAAAGCTGCCCGAAATAACAAATATCTATACGCTGAGGCAAGTGAATTTTATTTAAGCAGGGAAATGATTTTTACCTTACGCCAGAATATCTATTTTTGGAGTTTTTAACCACATCACGGAATATATACAGTGAGCACCTGCCTAGTTGTCATTCCTACTTATAACGAAAGCGAAAATATCAGTGAAATACTGGAAAGCGTTCTCAATCAATCTGTCTTATTTGATGTACTTATCGTAGATGATAACTCCCCTGATGGTACTGCACAGATAGTTAGGGAAAAGCAACAAAAGTATCCCGGACGTATTCATTTGCTGGAACGTGAAAAAAAGAGTGGCCTTGGTCCCGCATACATTGCTGGATTTAAGCAGGCACTGGCGATGAACTACCTCTATATTTTTGAGATGGACGCAGATTTCTCTCACAATCCGGAGGATCTGGTACGCCTCTACGAAGCTTGCGCCCATGAAGGCTACGACCTGGCAATAGGTTCGCGCTACGTAAGCGGAGTTAATGTAGTAAACTGGCCTATGAGCAGAGTTCTCATATCTTTCTTTGCCAGCATATATATTCAGATGGTTACCAGTATGCCTATTCGTGATGCTACTGCGGGCTTTAAATGCTACCATAGAAATGTGCTACAAACTATCAACCTGGATAAGATTCGCTTTATTGGCTACGCTTTTCAGATAGAGATGAAGTTTACGGCCTGGCAGTACGACTTTAAGATAAAGGAAGTGCCCATTATCTTTACTAATCGTGTAAAGGGGGAATCTAAAATGTCACCGCGTATTTTTTGGGAAGCCTTTGCGGGTGTTATTCATATCAAGATCAGAAGCTTTTTTCGCAAATACCACCGTTAGTCAAAACGAATTGCTTTGATAGGATTAATACGGAGGATAATCATGGTAGGAATATTTAACACCAGGGCTACAATCAGGAAAGTAAGCAGGTTAAGTCCGATAATCGCCAGAAAATCCCAGTGAATAGGTACATACTCCATATAGTAGTTTTCAGGATCAAGTGGTATCAGCTTAAAGTAGTACTGTAATAGCCCAAAACCAATACCTATGAGGTTTCCGATAATCATACCTCTTACGATCAGTAGCATGCCATTATAACGGAATATTTTCCTGATCTGACGGTTACGTGCACCTAAGGCTTTTAGCACACCTATCATTTGGGTTCGCTCCA
This window of the Porifericola rhodea genome carries:
- a CDS encoding polyprenol monophosphomannose synthase, whose product is MSTCLVVIPTYNESENISEILESVLNQSVLFDVLIVDDNSPDGTAQIVREKQQKYPGRIHLLEREKKSGLGPAYIAGFKQALAMNYLYIFEMDADFSHNPEDLVRLYEACAHEGYDLAIGSRYVSGVNVVNWPMSRVLISFFASIYIQMVTSMPIRDATAGFKCYHRNVLQTINLDKIRFIGYAFQIEMKFTAWQYDFKIKEVPIIFTNRVKGESKMSPRIFWEAFAGVIHIKIRSFFRKYHR